The window CGGATCTCGGCGAGCCGGTCCTTGGCCGCCTGGTCGCGGTCGGCGATCTTCTTGTCGAGCGCTTCGGCGGTGTTCTCGGTGCCCAGCCCCGCGACGTCGGCGGCGCCCAGCGACGTCGTGTAGCGGTTCTCGATCTTGTCGCGCACGAAGTCGAAGCTGGGCACCCCGCCCTCGCTGTAGTCCGGGTCCGGCAGCGGCGGCGAAGGGATCGCCAGGGCGGCGGTCGGCGTCTCGTCGACGAGTTCGCCGTCCACGACGTTCGGGTCGTCCTGGGGCTTGTCCATCTCCCGACTTTAGCGCCGGTGCCGGCCCGCCGGGTCCGCCAAGGACGCACGGACGGCCCGTTCGACGAGGATCGGGACGAAGGCGTGGATCCGCGCTTCGCCGAAGCGCTGCCGCTCTTGTTCGACGAGGGAGTGGACCGAGCCCCGGTCCAGGCCCGTGTAGTCCTGGCGCAAGCGGTCTTCGACCACGTGCAGCTGCAGGTCGAGTTGTTCGGACGCGATCGTGTCGAGCGTCTGGGTAGTCATGACGGGTTAGTACCGCACCAGAAGAACCCAGGGTGAACGGAAGATGAACGACAGCTGAGAGTCGGCCAGTGGGTAATTCGGCCGTGGGGCGGCGCGGCCCGGTGGGGAATTCTCGACGCGCACAGCCGGTGTCCGGAGGGAGCGAACCATGAGCGCCGGGGCCTACCGCGCCGAAACCACCGAAATGGGGACGGTCGCCAAGGCGGTCGAAGAAGTCGGGTCGTCCTTCCTGTCGACCACCCGTGACCTGGAAGGCCTGGTGCTGGACGCGATGTCGTTCGCCGGCATCGGCAGCGGGGTCGCCGCCGCGAACTCGGCGTTGCACTCTTCGCTGGGCAGCGCGCTGCAGAAGTTCCTGAGCCTGATCACGAACGTGAACCAGAACGTCCAGACGGCCGCGAACGGCTACAACGCGGCCGACTCCGACGTCGCGCAGGCCTACGGTGGCGGCCGGCAGACCGCCCAGACCGCCCAGGGCGGCGGGGGAGCGGCGGCCGCGGCGGCACCGCCGCAGCTCGACCCCCGCGTCGTCGACTCGATCATGCGCTCCGAAGGCGCGACGGGTGAGCAGGGCGGCGTGCCCGAGGCGTACGGCTTCCGGCAGAACATGCACAACGGCTACGACCGGATCATCGCCGCGCGCGAGCAGTACGGCATCGGCAGCGCGGAGGAACGCGCGGTCGTCTCGGACCTGATGACCGCGAACGCGCGCACCGCGGGCGCGCTCAACTTCACCGATCCCGGCGCCCAGGCCGCGGTCATGTCCGGCGCGCACATGCGCGGCGCCGGCGGCGTCCGCGCGATCCTCAACCACATGGCGGGCGACGACATCGTCCGCAGCTCGAACACGATCAGCGACGCGGCGGTCCAGCACGCGCAGGTCCTCACGCCCGAGCAGTTCCAGCAGGAGTTCCACGACGCGCGCATCGAGTACGACCGGCAGATCTACGGCGACACGACCACGCGCCAGGGCGGCCACACGGCGAACTGGTGGGACCGTTACGGCAATGGCCTGACCCAGCGCTATGACCGCGAGCAGAACGAGTTCCTCCAGTTGTCGCAACCTCGATAGCGGTTCGAAGATCGGGAAACGGGGCATCCTACATCGCGTAGCCGAACGACCACGGGAGGCACACGATGAACCGGAGGATGATCGCACTACTGGGCGGGGTCGCCGCGATGGCGGGGACCATGGCTTTCGCCGGTACGGCCGAAGCGGCGTCGACGCCGTGCAGTGCCGAAGCGAAGGCCTGCGTCCAGCGCAGTTCGAATACCGCGTGGCTGACGGACGGCGCCGGCCACGTCACCTACGGCGGGGTCCCGATCACGGTCGGGCTGGCGAAGTACCCGACCCCGCTCGGGACGTTCCACGTGCAGTACAAGGACATCGACCACTACAGCAAGCAGTTCCACGGGCCGATGCCGTACTCGGTGTTCTTCACGACCACCGGCGTGGCGTTCCACCAGGGCAGCCTGAAGGTGAAGTCGCACGGGTGCGTGCACCTTTCGCACGCGTCCGCGGTGACGTTCTACAACGCGCTGCAGCCCGGTGACCTCGTCCAGGTCGTGCCCTGATCCGTCCCTTGTGGACGGTCCAGGAGCGCGCCGGTGACGGCGCCGAAGACCAGGTGGTCCAGGACCTGCGGGACGCGGGGAAGCGTCCGCACGGTCGGGTAGGCCCGGCCGGCGACGCCCAGGTCCAGCGCCGCGATCACCAGTCCGGCCGCCGCGCCCCGCAACGCACCGAGGCGGTGGCGGCGGGCGGTCGCGGCGAGGACCCCGGTCCAGGCGGCCGAGACGAGCACGTGCGCGACCAGCCCGGCGGCGACGCCGGGCCGGTCGCGCCGGCCGGGGAGCAGGGTGCCCGCGGCGCGGGTCGCGGCGAGCACGTCGCGACCGGTGAAGAGGGCATGGGCGGTCGACGGTATCCCGCTCACCACCGCGGCGACCGCTCCCGCACGGAGGGCGCGGCGGATCCCCGCGTTCGTGAACGACACCGCGTCGGATGGCAGGAAAGCGTCGTCCACGACGGTTCAGCTCACTCCGCCGCCAGGTAGGCGGCGACCCGGATCCGCAGCCCGCGGACGTGCGGCAGCGTGATGGTGAACTCCTCCGCGGGCCGGTATCCCGGCCATGGATCACCGTGCGTGCACGGGCCCGCGAAGTAGACAAAGCCGTCTTCGTCGTCGTAGCGCCCTGGTGACCAGCGTGCCGCGTCGCCGGCGCGGCCATCGGCGCACGCGGCCCGGGCGATCCAGTACGCCTCGTGCTTCATGACGCGGCGCAGCTGCGCGGCGAATCCCGGCAGCTCGGGCTCCGGCAGGCCGAGACCGCGGCTGCTCCAGACGCGCGGGGCGCGTTCAGACGCCCGCCCGGGACACCCGAACGTCACCGCGCCGCCCGCGTAGCGGCGGGTCCAGTGGCCGGTTTTCCTTGCCAGGGCGGAGAAAGCGGATCCGCCGGTGAGTTCCAGCGTCATGGGAGAACGATAGTCGATCACCCGGTGACGGGTACCGCCGCGCGGGTGTCGATCACGGATCTCATGGTGTATACAGTATGCAGTAGGCTACCGTGGGCAGAGGAGACCGCCATGTATTCCGTCACCAACCCCGCCACCGGTGAACTCGTGGAGGAGATCCCGAACGCGACCGACGAGGAGGTCCGCGCCGCGATCGATCGCGTCCACGGCGGGTTCGCGGCCTGGCGCGCCCGGCCGATCGCCGAACGGGCCGCGATCGTGCTGCGCGCGGCGGAGCTGTTCGCCGAACGCGCCGACGAGCTGGCCGCGGTCATGACCCTCGAAATGGGCAAGCGGATCAACGAAGGCCGCGGCGAGGTCGGCGTCGTCGTCGACATCTTCCGGTACTACGGCGAGCAGGGCCCGCAGCTGCTGGCCGACGAGCCGATCCCGATCCGGAGCGGCGAGGCCGTGCTGACCAAGGAGCCGATCGGGGCCCTGCTCGGGGTCATGCCGTGGAACTTCCCGGCCTACCAGGTCGCCCGGTTCGTCGCGCCGAACCTGGTGCTGGGCAACACGATCCTGCTCAAGCACGCGTCGATCTGCCCGCGCTCGGCGGCGGCCATCGAGAGCGTGCTGCGGGACGCCGGCGTGCCGTCGGATGCCTACGTGAACGTGTTCGCGTCGAGCCGGCAGGTCCCGTGGATGCTCGCCGACCCGCGCCTGGTCGGCGTCTCGCTGACCGGCAGCGAGCAGGCCGGCATCTCCGTCGCGGCCGAAGCCGGGCGGAACCTCAAGAGGTGCGTCCTGGAGCTGGGCGGGTCCGACCCGCTGATCGTGCTGGACACCGCCGACCTCGACGAGACGGTCAAGGTCACCGCGACCGCCCGGATGCGCAACTGCGGCCAGTCGTGCAACGCGCCCAAGCGGATGATCGTGCTGGGCGAGCTCTACGACGAATTCGTCGACCGGCTCGCCAAGCGCGTCGCGGAGTACTACGTGCCGGGCGACCCGGCCGACCCGTCGACGACACTGCCGCCCCTGGCCACGATCGCGGCGGCCGACGAGGTGGCGGCCCAGGTCGAGACGGCGATCCGCGAAGGCGCGACCCTGCGCGCGGGCGGCCGCCGGGTGCCGGGCCCGGGCGCATACCTCGAGGCGACGGTCCTCACCGACGTGACGCCGGAAATGGCGGCGTACCACGAGGAGATCTTCGGCCCGGTGGTCCTGGTCTTCCGCGCGGAGACGGAGGAGGAGGCGATCGCACTGGCCAACGACACGCCGTTCGGCCTGGGCGCGAGCGTGTTCGGCACGGACCGCGAACGAGCGGTCCGCGTGGCCCGGCAGATCGAGGCGGGGATGGTCTACCTCAACAAGTCGGGTGGGTCGGAGGCGGACCTGCCGTTCGGTGGGATCAAGCGGTCGGGCATCGGACGGGAGCTGGGACCGCTGGGTATCGAAGAGTTCATGAACAAGAAACCCATCCGCCTGTGAGTGGTGGGTGGGGAACGGGGCCAAGTCCGGCCGTTCCCCACCCACGACCCCGCCCCGGCGGGAATGCCTACGGGATGATGCCCTTGGAGTTCAGTGCGTCCGTCAACCGGTCGCGCAGTTCGGTCGCCGTGGCCTGGACGTCGATCTCCGCCGGGGGTGACAGTACCTTCGAGATCACCGTCGAGAGGTTCTGGTACGCCGGGGTCAGCGGGCGGACCGCCGCGTTCGTCAGGGCCGCCTGGATGTCGCCCTTCATCGGGTACTGGTCGGCCATCGTCGGGTTTTCCTTCGCGTCCGGCGGTTTGGCCGGGTCCAGTGGTGCGTTGTCGCGGTAGATCGACGCGATGCTCGGCGGGATACCGTCGACCAGGGCCTGATACTTCTGCGAAGTCGCGTTGCGCAGGCACAGCGCCGCTTCGAACGCCTCCGGCTTGTGCTGCGAGTACGTGGAGACCGCCAGGTTGAACCCGCCGATCGTGACGCGGCTGGGCCGGCCCGCCACCACTGACGGGTACCGCGTCCACTTGAAGTGCGTCAGGTCCTGCGGCTTCTCCTTGGCGTAGGAGGCGTAGACGAACGGCCAGTTCAGCTCGGTCGCCGCCTGGCCGCGCTGGAACGCCTGGCGGATGTCGTCCTCCTTCTGGTTCGTCAGCGACGGGTCCGTGATCCCCGCCGTCGTGAGCTTCTTCAGCAGCTCCAGCGCGCGGACGGCACCGTCGTCCAGCACCACGGACTTGCCGTCGTCGGAGAGGATGTGGCCGCCCGCGGAGGCGACGAGCGTGTTGTAGAAGACGACCAGGCCTTCGTACTGCGCGCCGGTGAACACGACCTGGTACGGCTTCCCGGCGGCCTTCAGCTGCTGCGCCTGCGACATCAGCTCGTCGAACGTCTTCGGCGGCGATGGCGTGATCCGGTCGTCGTACCAGAGCAGCTGGACATTCGTGTTCTTCGTGGCGCCGTAAAGCTTTCCGTTCCACTTGGCGGTGGCCAGCGGCCCGGGCAGCACGTCCCGGGTGGCCGCCGCCGCGTTCGCGCCGGTCCACTCCTGCGCCCAGCCCGCCTCGGCGAACTCCGGCACCCACGTGACGTCGAGGCCGAGCACGTCCAGTGACGTGTCCCCGGCGGCGAGCCGCCGGACCATCTGTTCACGTTGGCCGTCCGCGCCGCGCGGCAGCTTGTTGTAGACGATCTTGTACCGGCCCGCGGCCTCCTGCGTGCACCGGTCGACCACCGTCTGGAGGTGATCCTCCGGCGAGATGTACAGGTTGATCGTGAGGCCGGCGGCCGAGGAGCACGCCGCCAGCGCGGTGGCGGCGAGCAGGGTCGCACCGGTGAGGGGAAGGAGCTGGCGCATGTCGGCCTCCTTGCCGGACAGGCGACGCATTGCAAGCGCTTGCATCGATGATTAGCCTCAATGAAGGGCACTGTCAATGGCAGGGACGCGAACGGTTGCAAGCGCTTGCAACGAATGGGGCAGGAGATGCCGGAGAAGCTCGACGACGTGGCGCGGCTCGCCGGCGTCTCGGCGGCGACCGTGTCGCGGGCCCTGCGCGGGGTGCGCGGGGTCGCCGACGGCACGCGGACCCGGGTGCTCGCGGCCGCCGCGGAGCTCGGGTACGCCATCTCGCCTGCCGCGTCGAGCCTGGCCACCGGCCGGACCGGGACGGTCGGCGTGATCGTGCCCTACGTCGACCGCTGGTACTACGCGCGGATCATCTCCGGCGTCGAGCGGGTGCTGCGCGACGCCGGGACCAGCCTGCTGCTCTACAACCTCGGCGACGACCCGGGCCGTCAGCGGTTCTTCGCGACCCTGCCGGTGCGCCGCCGGGTCGACGCGGTGCTCGTGCTCTCCCTCCCCCTGACCGAGGCGGAACGCGAACTGCTGCTGGGCCTCGACGTCCCGCTCGTCACGATCGGCACCGAGGAGCCCGGCGCGGACTCCGTCGGGATCGACGACCACGCGGCCGCCGTCACGGCCATGCGACACCTCGTCCAGCTGGGTCACCGCGAAATCGCGTTCATCGGCGAGAGCGATCCGATCCCGCTGGGGTTCACGACGCCGTTGCGGCGGCTGGCGGCGTACCGCGAGGTCTACCACGCGGTGTGCGGGGAGGACGGCCGCGAGCCGGAAGCCGCGTTCGAGACCGCCGGCGGGTTCACCGTCGCGGGCGGGGAACGCGCGATGGGCGCCCTGCTCGGCCTGCCCCGCCGGCCGACCGCCGTGTTCGCCGCGTCGGACGAGATGGCGTTCGGCGCGCTGCGGACGCTCCGCCGCGCCGGGCTGCGGGTGCCGGAGGACGTCTCGGTGCTCGGGTTCGACGACCACGACCTGGCCGACCTGCTCGAACTGAGCACGGTCGCGCAGCCCGTCGCCGAGCTGGGCGAGCGGGCCGGGCGGCTCCTCGTGACGCGATTGTCCGGTGGAAAAATCGCGACATCGCCGTCGATTCTTGGGACCCAACTAGTCCTTCGCGGCAGTACCGCTCCGCCCAGAAGGTTCTGACCTGCGCTTTTTCCGGCGTTGCTCTGTTCGGTCGATTGCGGCCTACTCGATCTTTCGGTCAAATAATCGCCGACAAGGATTAATCGCCGTGAGGAGCTGGCTGTGCACTGGGGGTCCGTGCTCGAAGAAGGCGGTGCGGGGATGGTCCGCCCGTACTTCCGCACCCATGGCCGAACACGCCCGACCCGCGACCTGCCGGTCGAGACGCTGGTGTCGATCACCCAGCGCGGGCGGGCCGTGGTGCGGGGGAGCACGCAGGAGGAGACCGAGATCTGCGCGCTGTTGCGCACTTCGCAGTCGGTCGCCGAGGTCGCCGCGCGGCGGCGGATCCCGCTGGGGGTGGCGCGCGTCCTGCTGTCCGATCTGGCGGACCGGGGGATCGTCGCCGTGCACAGCGCCCGGAAGGGGTCGGGGAACCGGCCGAGCCTCGAGCTGATGGAGCGCATCCTCCACGGCCTCAGCCGGCTGTGAACTCCCGGACCAGCCGGGCGAACTCGGCCGGCTGGTCGAGCGGAATCAGCGTGTAGCTGTCGTCGACCTCGACGAGCTTTCCCTTGGGCAGCAACGCGACCAGCCGCGCACCGTGCTCGGGGGGCATCACCCGGTCCTCGTGGGCCCAGACCACCAGTGCCGGCCGGTCGAACGACGGCAGCCGTTCCGCCGCCTCCACCAGGATGTCCGGCGTCTCGGCCGCCGCCCGCAGCACGCGGACCGTGTCGCGGCGGACGGAAGCCTGGCTCAGCAGCGGCCGGATCCAGCCGGCGGACACCGCGTCACCGCGCTTGGTCAGCCAGCCGAACGCGATCGGCAGCCGGCGCACCGCGCGCAGCCGCATCTGCTGCATGAACACCCCGAACAGCCCCGGCGACAGCTTCCCGGCCAGGAAGAGCGTCTTGCCGGTGAGCCCGGGCGGGAAGTTGTCGAACGCGTCGCACGACGCGAGCACCACGCGGCTCACCCGGGATTCGCCCGCCACCATCAGCAGCTGCACCAGCGCGCCTCCGGTGTCGACGCCGACCAGCGTGACGTCCCTCAGGTCGAGGCGCTCGAGGAGTTCCGCGAGCAGGGCCGCGATCCCGGGCAGCGACAGGTCCGCGTCCGGGTGCATCGGGTGCCGGTGCGCGCCCAGCGGCAGCGTCGGGACGACGCAGCGGTGCTCGGGCAGCCCGGTGACCGGGCCGTCCCACAGCGTGCCGTCCATCAGCAGGCCGTGGACGAAGACGACGACCGGACCCGGCCCGCCCGTGTCGGTGTATTCGACGGTTCCCGCGGACAGCTCGACCTGCATCCCGGCCTCCCAGTGAGTTCCCCCGAGCAGAAGTGAACCACGTGGTTCGCAAGCTGTCGAGGCTCAGGAAGCCGTCTCCTCCCGTTCGACCGCGCGCAGCAGCGCCGCGAACCCGGCGGCCGCGCCGGTGCCGTCCGAGCTGGTCAGCAGGTCGACGAGGAAGCCGCGCAGCGTCGCGAGGATCATCGACGCGACTTCGTGTTTCCGCTGGTCCGGCCACTCCACCGGGCAGAACGACACCAGGGTGGGCAGGTACTGCTGGGACGCGCCGTGGCCGAGCGCCGCGTACCGGCCCGGGTCGTACATCGCCAGGCCCATCGCCTGGTCGAGCACGCGCCGCAGCTGCGTCTCCTCGTCGCGCAGGCTCTCCCAGGCCGCGCGGACCCGGCCGGCCAGCGTCGACGACGAGGCGGCGACCGCGGTCAGCGCGTTGCCGATTCGCCGTTCACGCAGGGAGAAGACCACCTGCCGGAGCAGGTCCTCGACGCCGTCGAAGTGGTAAAGCAGCACCTTGTGCGTGGTCCCGGCCGACTTCGCCGCGCGCCGCAGCGAAAAGTCGACGAGACCGTTCTCGGCGACGTCGTCGGTGATCCTCGCCAGCAGCTCCCGGCGCCGGGCCTCGCCGCGGGCCGAACCGGCCGATCGCCGGTAGCCGGTAGCGTTGTCCATGCGGGACAGCTTGGCACGGGGAGGGGACGTTCATGCGGGTGCTGGTGACCGGGGGCAACGCCGGGATCGGCTATTTCGCCGCCGAACAGCTGGCTTCGGCGGGCGCGGAGGTGGTGATCGGCAGCCGCGACCCGGCGAAGGCGGAGGCCGCGAAGACCGCCATCCGCTCGCGAGTCGCCGGGGCGAAGGTCGAGCACGTCCGGCTCGACCTCGCCGACCTGGCGTCGGTCGGCGCCGTCGATCCCGGCGAGCTCGACGCCGTCGTCTGCAACGCCGGGGTCATGCTCGACCACCCGCCCCGCCGCGAGACGCCGGCGGGGCACGAGCTGATGTTCGGCACCAACCACCTCGGCCACTTCGCGCTGGTCGCCCGGCTGATGCCGCGGCTCGCGCCCGACGCGCGCATCGTCACTACGGGCAGCTTCGCGGCGAAGTCCGCGAAGCTCGACTTCGCCGACCTTCAGAGCGAACGCGACTACGTCCCGAAGCGCGCGTACGAGCGCTCGAAGCTGGCCCAGATGGTCTTCGCGCTCGAACTCGACCGGCGGCTGCGCGAAGCCGGCTCGAAACGGCTCAGCGTGGTGGCCCATCCCGGCGGCGCGCTCGACTCGCTGACGCCGTCGCGGCCGCCCGTGCACGTCCGCACCGCGGCGCAGTGGCTGCGCGGCCTCCCGGCCCGGATCGCCTTGCAGGGCAAGGACGCCGGCGCGCGGCCCGCCGTCCGCGCGGTGCTCGGCCCGGACGTCACCGGCGGTCAGCTGTGGGGCCCGCGCGTGTTCGGCCTGCGCGGCCGCCCCCGCCTCGAGGAGCGCTGGGCGAACCTGACCGACGACGCCGCCCGGCGGCTTTGGACCGAAAGTGTCACGCTGACCGAAGTGGACCCACTGGTCTGAATGCACAGTGCTGACGTCGCGGCTGTGCACATCGCACGGTGACGCCACCGGGACCGCTGCCTACGGTGCGGGGAACCGTTCCCCTTCCCGGATTAGGAGGTCGGCGTGGCCTCATCAGTCGGTGTCGATGACTATGCCCTCACCAGAGTGCCGGACCACGCCCGGTACTCGTGGTGGTCGGTCGCCGTCCAGCGGTTCGGCCAGGTGTCCGCCCTGTCCCAGTTCCTGCTCGGAGCCACCGTCGGCTTCGGGATGAGCTTCTGGCCGGCGGTCCTGGCGTTCACGCTCGGCTCGGTCATCCTGGAGCTCATCACGATCCTCGTCGGCGTCATCGGCGTCCGCGAAGGTCTGTCCACGTCCATGATCGCCCGCTGGACCGGCTTCGGCCGCGGCGGCTCGGCGCTCATCGGGCTCGCCATCGGGATCAGCCTCATCGGCTGGTTCGGCATCCAGTCGGCCGTCTCCGCGCAGGGTCTCGTCTCGCTCATCGGCGGCCTGCCGGAATGGGGCTGGGCGCTCGTGTTCGGCCTGCTCGTCACCGCGATCGTGGTGCGCGGCTTCCACTCCATGACCTGGACGGCGTACCTGACCGTGCCGGCCTTCCTGATCCTGG of the Amycolatopsis sp. NBC_01488 genome contains:
- a CDS encoding three-helix bundle dimerization domain-containing protein; this translates as MTTQTLDTIASEQLDLQLHVVEDRLRQDYTGLDRGSVHSLVEQERQRFGEARIHAFVPILVERAVRASLADPAGRHRR
- a CDS encoding L,D-transpeptidase, with the translated sequence MNRRMIALLGGVAAMAGTMAFAGTAEAASTPCSAEAKACVQRSSNTAWLTDGAGHVTYGGVPITVGLAKYPTPLGTFHVQYKDIDHYSKQFHGPMPYSVFFTTTGVAFHQGSLKVKSHGCVHLSHASAVTFYNALQPGDLVQVVP
- a CDS encoding NAD-dependent succinate-semialdehyde dehydrogenase, producing MYSVTNPATGELVEEIPNATDEEVRAAIDRVHGGFAAWRARPIAERAAIVLRAAELFAERADELAAVMTLEMGKRINEGRGEVGVVVDIFRYYGEQGPQLLADEPIPIRSGEAVLTKEPIGALLGVMPWNFPAYQVARFVAPNLVLGNTILLKHASICPRSAAAIESVLRDAGVPSDAYVNVFASSRQVPWMLADPRLVGVSLTGSEQAGISVAAEAGRNLKRCVLELGGSDPLIVLDTADLDETVKVTATARMRNCGQSCNAPKRMIVLGELYDEFVDRLAKRVAEYYVPGDPADPSTTLPPLATIAAADEVAAQVETAIREGATLRAGGRRVPGPGAYLEATVLTDVTPEMAAYHEEIFGPVVLVFRAETEEEAIALANDTPFGLGASVFGTDRERAVRVARQIEAGMVYLNKSGGSEADLPFGGIKRSGIGRELGPLGIEEFMNKKPIRL
- a CDS encoding ABC transporter substrate-binding protein, coding for MRQLLPLTGATLLAATALAACSSAAGLTINLYISPEDHLQTVVDRCTQEAAGRYKIVYNKLPRGADGQREQMVRRLAAGDTSLDVLGLDVTWVPEFAEAGWAQEWTGANAAAATRDVLPGPLATAKWNGKLYGATKNTNVQLLWYDDRITPSPPKTFDELMSQAQQLKAAGKPYQVVFTGAQYEGLVVFYNTLVASAGGHILSDDGKSVVLDDGAVRALELLKKLTTAGITDPSLTNQKEDDIRQAFQRGQAATELNWPFVYASYAKEKPQDLTHFKWTRYPSVVAGRPSRVTIGGFNLAVSTYSQHKPEAFEAALCLRNATSQKYQALVDGIPPSIASIYRDNAPLDPAKPPDAKENPTMADQYPMKGDIQAALTNAAVRPLTPAYQNLSTVISKVLSPPAEIDVQATATELRDRLTDALNSKGIIP
- a CDS encoding LacI family DNA-binding transcriptional regulator, giving the protein MPEKLDDVARLAGVSAATVSRALRGVRGVADGTRTRVLAAAAELGYAISPAASSLATGRTGTVGVIVPYVDRWYYARIISGVERVLRDAGTSLLLYNLGDDPGRQRFFATLPVRRRVDAVLVLSLPLTEAERELLLGLDVPLVTIGTEEPGADSVGIDDHAAAVTAMRHLVQLGHREIAFIGESDPIPLGFTTPLRRLAAYREVYHAVCGEDGREPEAAFETAGGFTVAGGERAMGALLGLPRRPTAVFAASDEMAFGALRTLRRAGLRVPEDVSVLGFDDHDLADLLELSTVAQPVAELGERAGRLLVTRLSGGKIATSPSILGTQLVLRGSTAPPRRF
- a CDS encoding DUF742 domain-containing protein → MHWGSVLEEGGAGMVRPYFRTHGRTRPTRDLPVETLVSITQRGRAVVRGSTQEETEICALLRTSQSVAEVAARRRIPLGVARVLLSDLADRGIVAVHSARKGSGNRPSLELMERILHGLSRL
- a CDS encoding alpha/beta fold hydrolase, whose product is MQVELSAGTVEYTDTGGPGPVVVFVHGLLMDGTLWDGPVTGLPEHRCVVPTLPLGAHRHPMHPDADLSLPGIAALLAELLERLDLRDVTLVGVDTGGALVQLLMVAGESRVSRVVLASCDAFDNFPPGLTGKTLFLAGKLSPGLFGVFMQQMRLRAVRRLPIAFGWLTKRGDAVSAGWIRPLLSQASVRRDTVRVLRAAAETPDILVEAAERLPSFDRPALVVWAHEDRVMPPEHGARLVALLPKGKLVEVDDSYTLIPLDQPAEFARLVREFTAG
- a CDS encoding TetR/AcrR family transcriptional regulator — its product is MDNATGYRRSAGSARGEARRRELLARITDDVAENGLVDFSLRRAAKSAGTTHKVLLYHFDGVEDLLRQVVFSLRERRIGNALTAVAASSSTLAGRVRAAWESLRDEETQLRRVLDQAMGLAMYDPGRYAALGHGASQQYLPTLVSFCPVEWPDQRKHEVASMILATLRGFLVDLLTSSDGTGAAAGFAALLRAVEREETAS
- a CDS encoding SDR family NAD(P)-dependent oxidoreductase, translating into MRVLVTGGNAGIGYFAAEQLASAGAEVVIGSRDPAKAEAAKTAIRSRVAGAKVEHVRLDLADLASVGAVDPGELDAVVCNAGVMLDHPPRRETPAGHELMFGTNHLGHFALVARLMPRLAPDARIVTTGSFAAKSAKLDFADLQSERDYVPKRAYERSKLAQMVFALELDRRLREAGSKRLSVVAHPGGALDSLTPSRPPVHVRTAAQWLRGLPARIALQGKDAGARPAVRAVLGPDVTGGQLWGPRVFGLRGRPRLEERWANLTDDAARRLWTESVTLTEVDPLV